GTCAAGATATTTTATGTAATAATTCAAGTTGCTAGTTACTCTCCAAGAGAGATGACATAGGGGTACATAAACAAGAAAATCCCTCCAGACAGACAATGAGGAGGGAGAAATGTTAAATGAAATAGTTACTATATATTCTGTCATAGATGACCTCTTGAAGATGATTGGACATAAGGAAGATATTCGTTGCCAAATGAGTGATGCAGAAATTATCACAACGGCAATAATCGCGGCGATGTTCTTTAGTGGTAATCAGAGTCAGGCTTGCAGCTATATGAAAGAGCATAACTTGATACCCGGAATGTTAGAAAAATCACGATTTAATCGGAGATTGCATAATGTCTCGATGTTAATTAACGATTTATTTCATCAAATAGGAACAGCCCTGAAAGAAATTAGTGAAAATACGGAATATCTTTTAGACTCGTTGATCGTACCAATATGCGATAACATTCGGATCTTTAATGCGAAGTTAATTCAATCGGAAGAATATCGGGGTTATATCGCATCCAAGAAACGTTATTTTTATGGTGTGAGAGTACAGTTATTAGCTACCAAAACAGGTATTCCTGTTGAATTTGTGTTCATGCCAGCTAGCGCAACAGATATACGGGGATTGAGTGCTTTGCCCTTGAATTTACTGCCTGGGAGCCAAGTTTATGCCGATTCTGCCTATCTTGATTACACTGTGGAAGATGACTTGATTGAAACTAGTCAAATCTCGATGCAAGTCATGAGAAAAAGTAATTCTAAACGCCAAGATACACCGTGGAATCAATACATTAAACAGTCTATTCGTCATTACATTGAAACCGTATTCAGCGGGATTACTAGTTGTTTCCAAAAATCGATTCATGCAGTAACATATGAAGGGTTTTTACTGAAAGTGCAAGCTTTTATTTTTGCCTACACTCTGCGACGAGCTTTTATTGACTAAGTTGCAAATGTAACTTTGTATTCAAC
This region of Nostoc sp. UHCC 0302 genomic DNA includes:
- a CDS encoding IS982 family transposase — translated: MLNEIVTIYSVIDDLLKMIGHKEDIRCQMSDAEIITTAIIAAMFFSGNQSQACSYMKEHNLIPGMLEKSRFNRRLHNVSMLINDLFHQIGTALKEISENTEYLLDSLIVPICDNIRIFNAKLIQSEEYRGYIASKKRYFYGVRVQLLATKTGIPVEFVFMPASATDIRGLSALPLNLLPGSQVYADSAYLDYTVEDDLIETSQISMQVMRKSNSKRQDTPWNQYIKQSIRHYIETVFSGITSCFQKSIHAVTYEGFLLKVQAFIFAYTLRRAFID